One region of Dehalococcoidales bacterium genomic DNA includes:
- a CDS encoding thiamine pyrophosphate-dependent dehydrogenase E1 component subunit alpha — MEAPSLELPSKEVLLKLYRDLLTARRGEAEIFAIQSKATGRGSGHRGPGEEAIPIAILNNLTETDCFHPNFRTYFCHFAKPGFTLKDAIAQSLGRRSEHPLIFTPELGAMGSSGTLGEASVRYVGAAVANVIQKTGDVTVFIQGDGASNRAPTHEAMVVAAAWQLPIIFVIQNNKYGMGTSWRKSYNIEDLSVRGAGYGMPHETVDGNDMLNMYLVAKKHIDRCRAGGGPSLICADTWRMRAHYEGDAQIYRPKGEAQDWQKYDPLMRYEKQLMELGVLSQEDVDRLEAEVIAEINTTIEEVESMAVPSSYEDFMASAIDGL, encoded by the coding sequence ATGGAAGCACCATCACTGGAACTACCATCGAAAGAGGTACTGCTCAAGCTGTATCGTGACCTCCTCACTGCCCGGCGGGGGGAGGCGGAGATATTTGCTATCCAGAGCAAGGCTACCGGTCGAGGAAGCGGTCATAGGGGTCCCGGGGAGGAAGCTATCCCGATAGCTATCCTTAATAACCTGACTGAGACCGACTGCTTTCACCCCAATTTCCGGACGTACTTCTGCCACTTCGCCAAGCCGGGCTTCACTCTCAAGGATGCGATTGCCCAGAGCCTGGGGAGAAGGTCCGAGCACCCGCTCATATTCACGCCGGAACTCGGTGCGATGGGCAGCAGTGGCACACTGGGAGAAGCCTCGGTGAGGTACGTCGGCGCGGCCGTGGCCAACGTCATCCAGAAGACCGGCGACGTGACTGTCTTCATACAGGGAGATGGGGCCAGCAATCGGGCACCCACTCATGAGGCGATGGTGGTTGCTGCGGCCTGGCAACTGCCGATAATTTTCGTCATCCAGAACAACAAGTATGGTATGGGTACCTCCTGGCGCAAGTCCTACAACATCGAGGACCTGTCTGTCAGGGGTGCCGGTTATGGAATGCCGCACGAGACTGTCGACGGCAATGACATGCTCAATATGTACCTTGTCGCTAAGAAGCATATCGATCGATGCCGCGCCGGTGGGGGGCCGAGTCTCATCTGTGCTGATACCTGGCGAATGCGAGCACACTATGAGGGGGACGCGCAGATATACCGTCCCAAGGGCGAGGCGCAGGACTGGCAAAAGTATGACCCGCTTATGCGGTATGAGAAACAGCTCATGGAACTCGGCGTTCTGTCCCAGGAGGACGTTGACAGACTGGAGGCGGAAGTAATAGCAGAGATAAATACCACCATCGAGGAAGTCGAGTCTATGGCGGTGCCGTCGTCCTATGAGGACTTCATGGCCAGTGCAATCGACGGATTATAG